The proteins below are encoded in one region of Brachyspira intermedia PWS/A:
- a CDS encoding class I SAM-dependent methyltransferase, which yields MPIFAALGSICTLMDYSQKQIDSDLLVSKRENYNINLVKADMSKTFPFDNESFDIIFHPVSNCYIEDVMHVWRESFRVLKRGGIIMSGLDNGINFIFDETSENGKEIKYKLPFNPLKDNKLLENAVKNNDGVQFSHTIEEQVRGQLKAGFKLIDIYEDTNGYGILHEYNIPTFWATLSMK from the coding sequence ATGCCTATTTTTGCAGCACTTGGTTCAATATGTACTTTGATGGATTATTCTCAAAAACAAATAGACAGCGATTTACTAGTATCAAAAAGAGAAAATTACAATATAAATCTAGTAAAAGCTGATATGTCAAAAACATTTCCATTTGATAATGAAAGTTTTGATATAATTTTTCACCCAGTATCAAATTGTTATATAGAAGATGTTATGCATGTGTGGAGAGAATCTTTCAGAGTTTTAAAAAGAGGTGGAATAATTATGTCAGGTCTAGATAATGGAATAAATTTTATATTCGATGAAACTTCAGAAAATGGAAAAGAAATAAAATATAAGCTTCCTTTTAATCCTTTGAAAGATAACAAACTATTAGAAAATGCTGTAAAAAATAATGACGGAGTACAATTTTCACATACAATAGAAGAACAAGTAAGAGGACAATTGAAAGCAGGATTCAAACTTATTGATATATATGAAGATACAAACGGATACGGCATACTTCATGAATATAATATACCTACATTTTGGGCTACTCTATCAATGAAATAG
- a CDS encoding WecB/TagA/CpsF family glycosyltransferase — translation MIENKSILGIRIDNFKVSLEEILDYLKYGKNILIISLDVHKLLKIRYNKKLKEIIKNSSLVIAAHPSIAKAYKFIHKEELNYINEFLLFSRVLDYIEQKKMSMFLFGDEEKYFFTISEKIKKIYPGIYMLGNYQNTKDKAELDKAFIGFKKIEPDVFLMHMEFKKSLYWFNNNKQNLDMKFFIPFKKPLDSFAGKIKAPSMEILNKNKHESFYTKKNIFRIFLYIDYLRFWILVLFEKLTTKKDKQTIPSNS, via the coding sequence ATGATAGAAAACAAATCCATTTTAGGAATAAGAATAGATAATTTCAAAGTTAGTCTTGAAGAAATACTAGACTACCTTAAATATGGAAAAAACATACTCATAATATCTTTGGATGTGCATAAATTACTGAAAATAAGATATAATAAAAAATTAAAAGAAATAATAAAAAATTCATCTTTGGTAATTGCGGCACATCCATCTATAGCCAAAGCTTATAAATTTATTCATAAAGAAGAACTAAATTATATTAATGAATTTCTTTTATTTTCAAGAGTTCTTGATTATATAGAACAAAAAAAGATGTCTATGTTTTTGTTTGGAGATGAAGAAAAATATTTCTTTACTATATCTGAAAAAATTAAAAAGATTTATCCCGGTATTTATATGCTTGGTAATTATCAAAATACCAAAGATAAAGCAGAATTGGATAAAGCATTTATAGGATTCAAAAAGATAGAGCCTGATGTATTTTTAATGCATATGGAGTTTAAAAAATCTTTATATTGGTTTAATAATAATAAACAAAATCTAGACATGAAATTCTTTATTCCATTCAAAAAACCATTAGATAGTTTTGCAGGAAAAATAAAAGCTCCTAGCATGGAAATATTAAATAAAAATAAACATGAATCATTCTATACTAAAAAGAATATATTCAGAATATTTCTATATATTGATTATTTAAGATTTTGGATATTAGTTTTATTTGAAAAACTTACAACTAAAAAAGATAAACAAACTATCCCTTCAAATAGTTAA
- the pfkA gene encoding 6-phosphofructokinase, translated as MADIKKIGVLTSGGDASGMNPAIRSVVRTAIANGLEVMGIKEGYQGLMYNDVYQMNAGSVGGIINHGGTILFSARSPEFQTEEGMKKAADNMKYHGMDALIVIGGDGTYKGALDFYNHHPEYPIVAIPGTIDNDIFGTDYTIGYDTAVNVAMDAIDKLRDTATSHGRCFVVEVMGRHAGYIALEVGIASGAEDILIPETTTDMDKIVEELQIAKKRGKKSSIIVVAEGDESGGAMEVAKQIEGKTGFDTRVTILGHMQRGGSPTSRERLMAARFGYIAVKALLEGKKNVAVGIWKGEYTYTPLTDAVKKVPKVDPIDLALCRTLAI; from the coding sequence ATGGCTGATATAAAAAAAATCGGGGTATTAACAAGCGGAGGAGACGCTTCTGGAATGAACCCTGCTATAAGAAGTGTTGTCAGAACTGCAATAGCCAATGGTTTAGAAGTAATGGGTATAAAAGAAGGATATCAAGGTCTTATGTATAATGATGTATATCAGATGAATGCTGGAAGCGTAGGAGGCATCATTAATCATGGAGGTACAATACTATTTTCAGCAAGATCTCCTGAATTTCAAACAGAAGAAGGTATGAAAAAAGCTGCTGATAATATGAAATATCATGGAATGGATGCTTTAATCGTTATAGGCGGAGACGGAACTTATAAGGGAGCTTTAGATTTCTATAATCATCATCCTGAATATCCTATAGTTGCAATACCTGGTACTATAGATAATGATATATTCGGTACAGATTATACTATAGGTTACGACACTGCTGTTAATGTGGCAATGGATGCCATAGATAAATTAAGAGATACAGCTACAAGCCATGGAAGATGTTTCGTTGTAGAAGTTATGGGAAGACATGCTGGTTATATAGCTTTAGAAGTAGGTATAGCTTCAGGAGCTGAGGATATATTAATACCTGAAACTACAACTGATATGGATAAAATAGTAGAAGAATTACAAATCGCTAAAAAAAGAGGTAAAAAATCTTCTATTATAGTAGTAGCTGAAGGCGATGAGTCAGGCGGAGCTATGGAAGTTGCTAAACAAATAGAAGGTAAAACAGGATTCGATACTCGTGTCACTATATTAGGACACATGCAAAGAGGTGGATCTCCTACTTCAAGAGAACGTTTAATGGCTGCTAGATTCGGTTATATTGCTGTTAAAGCTTTATTAGAAGGAAAGAAAAATGTTGCTGTAGGAATTTGGAAAGGAGAATACACTTACACTCCTTTAACTGATGCTGTAAAAAAAGTACCTAAAGTAGATCCTATAGACTTAGCATTATGCAGAACACTTGCTATATAA
- the mgtE gene encoding magnesium transporter, whose protein sequence is MVENKEYTEIINIIENQRWDKLKYLLASMHAAEIVDVIRILDSDKNRSIVFRLLSREMSAYVFSELEPEEQEKIIISMNENELKELIHEMSPDDRTSLFEELPSDITKKIFSLMGEKDLNITRQLLGYPEDSIGRIMTPEYVDVLPDYTVKQTLEYIRKYGKDSETFEVIYVVQKDDTLIGYILLKDLLFASQDDKIEDLMHTDIIYLSVYSDQEEAVRVGRKYDLLYIPVVDSKNALIGIVTIDDIFDIAEEEDTEDFHKLGAISIDDDFDSNIKQANPIVLYKRRIFWLFVLVFVNIVSGYVIGMFEETISKYVSLIFFLPLLIDSAGNAGAQSSTLIIRSLSVGDVKKSDWLFMLGKEILVSTTLGLTMSVAVSLIAIFRGGLIIALVVSLSMILVVVIGSLIGLCLPFLFVKFKKDPTTSSVPLVTSICDISGTAIYLLLATTILTNFSK, encoded by the coding sequence ATGGTAGAAAATAAAGAATATACTGAAATTATTAATATAATAGAAAATCAAAGATGGGATAAACTCAAATATTTACTTGCTAGCATGCATGCAGCTGAAATAGTTGATGTTATACGAATATTAGACAGCGATAAAAATAGAAGCATAGTATTCAGACTTTTATCAAGAGAGATGTCTGCTTATGTATTTTCCGAATTAGAGCCGGAAGAACAGGAAAAAATTATAATTTCTATGAATGAGAATGAATTAAAAGAACTTATTCATGAAATGAGTCCTGATGACAGAACATCGCTTTTTGAAGAACTTCCTTCCGACATCACAAAGAAAATTTTTTCTTTGATGGGTGAGAAAGATTTAAATATTACAAGGCAGTTATTAGGATATCCTGAAGACAGTATAGGACGTATAATGACTCCTGAATATGTTGATGTGCTTCCTGATTATACTGTTAAGCAAACTTTAGAGTATATTAGAAAATACGGTAAAGATTCGGAAACTTTTGAAGTTATATATGTAGTTCAAAAAGATGATACTTTAATTGGTTATATTTTGTTAAAAGATTTATTATTTGCAAGTCAAGATGATAAAATAGAAGACCTTATGCATACTGATATAATATATTTGTCAGTATATTCGGATCAAGAAGAAGCTGTTAGGGTAGGAAGAAAATATGACTTGCTTTATATACCTGTAGTTGATTCAAAAAATGCTTTGATAGGTATTGTTACTATAGATGATATATTCGATATAGCTGAAGAAGAGGATACAGAGGACTTTCATAAATTGGGTGCTATTAGTATTGATGATGATTTCGACAGCAATATAAAACAGGCTAATCCTATCGTACTTTATAAGAGAAGGATATTTTGGCTTTTTGTTTTGGTATTTGTTAATATTGTATCAGGATATGTAATAGGTATGTTTGAAGAGACTATAAGCAAGTATGTTTCTTTGATATTTTTCTTACCATTACTTATAGATAGTGCGGGAAATGCTGGTGCTCAGTCATCAACTCTCATAATAAGAAGTTTATCTGTGGGCGATGTTAAAAAAAGTGACTGGCTTTTTATGCTTGGAAAAGAGATATTAGTTTCTACTACTTTAGGGCTTACTATGAGTGTGGCTGTATCTTTGATTGCCATTTTTAGGGGAGGCTTAATCATAGCATTGGTTGTATCGCTTTCTATGATATTGGTTGTTGTTATAGGTAGTTTAATAGGTTTATGTCTGCCGTTTTTATTTGTTAAGTTTAAAAAAGACCCTACGACAAGCAGTGTGCCTCTTGTTACTTCTATATGCGATATCAGCGGTACTGCTATATATTTACTGCTTGCCACTACAATACTCACAAACTTTTCTAAATAG
- a CDS encoding sodium-dependent transporter — protein MKKREKLGSRFGFILVSAGCAVGMGNVWRFPYITGQYGGGAFVILYIISIIILGVAPMVMEFAVGRAGGHDIATSFQKLEKKGHNWHKIGYVQILGNVLLMLFYTTICGWCLSYFYFMLSGRFEGLNANEVGNFFNGVLGSASTLTLWMGISLLIGIIICSFGLEKGVERASKFMMISLFALLMLLIIRALTLKGAIEGLKFYLVPDLNKLFGNGLTGFIGIFYAAIGQAFFSLSVGQGGMAIFGSYIDKKQSLTGEALIIIALDTMVALFAGLVVFPACFAFGVNPGEGAGLAFVTLPNIFNSMPLGRLWGALFFLFLAMAALTTIIGVLENIYSFIMDKFKITRQKTSIILFVMLFILSLPTTLGFNILSNINPLGEGTVIMDLLDFIVSNNILPLGALVTLFFCTRDFGWGFDNFLKEANTGEGIKFPRQLRFYISYILPFIVLAIFLYEYINRFFLK, from the coding sequence ATGAAAAAAAGAGAAAAACTAGGAAGCAGATTCGGATTTATACTAGTATCTGCAGGCTGTGCAGTTGGTATGGGTAATGTTTGGAGATTTCCATATATAACAGGACAATACGGCGGCGGTGCTTTTGTAATATTATATATCATATCAATAATTATATTAGGTGTAGCTCCTATGGTAATGGAATTCGCTGTTGGAAGAGCAGGCGGTCATGATATAGCAACATCTTTTCAAAAACTTGAAAAGAAAGGACATAATTGGCATAAAATAGGATATGTTCAAATACTTGGTAATGTTCTTCTTATGCTGTTTTATACAACTATATGCGGATGGTGTTTATCATACTTTTACTTTATGCTTTCAGGAAGATTTGAAGGACTTAATGCAAATGAAGTTGGTAATTTTTTTAACGGAGTTTTAGGAAGTGCTTCTACATTAACATTATGGATGGGAATAAGTTTATTGATAGGTATAATAATATGTTCTTTCGGACTTGAGAAAGGCGTAGAGAGAGCAAGTAAATTCATGATGATATCATTGTTTGCACTTTTAATGCTTCTTATAATCAGAGCATTAACTTTAAAAGGTGCTATAGAAGGATTGAAATTCTATTTAGTGCCAGATTTAAATAAATTATTTGGAAACGGACTTACAGGATTCATAGGAATATTTTATGCTGCTATCGGACAGGCATTTTTCTCTTTGAGTGTTGGTCAGGGAGGAATGGCAATATTTGGAAGCTATATAGATAAAAAACAATCACTTACAGGAGAAGCATTAATAATTATAGCATTGGATACTATGGTAGCTTTATTTGCCGGACTTGTAGTGTTCCCAGCATGCTTTGCTTTCGGTGTAAATCCCGGTGAAGGTGCCGGACTTGCTTTTGTAACATTACCTAATATATTTAATTCTATGCCTCTTGGAAGATTATGGGGAGCATTATTCTTCTTATTCCTAGCAATGGCAGCCCTTACTACTATAATAGGTGTATTAGAAAATATATATTCATTTATTATGGATAAATTCAAAATTACAAGACAAAAAACTTCTATTATATTATTTGTAATGTTATTCATACTTAGCCTGCCAACAACTTTAGGCTTTAATATATTATCTAATATAAATCCGCTAGGAGAAGGTACCGTTATAATGGATTTACTAGATTTTATAGTATCAAATAATATACTTCCTTTAGGTGCTTTGGTAACTCTATTCTTCTGTACAAGAGATTTCGGATGGGGATTCGATAACTTTTTAAAAGAAGCTAATACAGGAGAAGGCATCAAGTTCCCTCGTCAATTAAGATTCTATATTAGTTATATACTTCCTTTTATAGTATTAGCAATATTTTTATATGAATATATAAACAGATTTTTCTTGAAATGA
- a CDS encoding LOG family protein, with amino-acid sequence MRRETYELQNSDMPNESWRIFRIMGEFVEGFETMSYYKNAVSMFGSARTSEDHPHYKLAYETAKLLGENKYDIITGGGPGIMEAGNRGAFDANAGSIGLCIELPFEQKTNPYVKEELKFRYFFARKVMFLKYAKAVIIFPGGFGTMDEMFETLTLIQTKVLERMPLIVMNSSYYTDLIEWIKKDMIKENYIDVEDLNLIKYAETPQAALDIINSFHQNKQK; translated from the coding sequence GTGAGAAGAGAAACTTATGAATTGCAGAATTCTGATATGCCTAATGAATCTTGGCGTATATTTAGAATAATGGGAGAATTTGTAGAAGGATTTGAAACTATGTCCTACTACAAAAATGCCGTTTCTATGTTTGGAAGTGCAAGAACTTCAGAAGATCATCCACACTATAAATTAGCTTATGAAACTGCTAAATTATTAGGTGAAAATAAATATGATATAATAACTGGAGGCGGTCCTGGTATAATGGAAGCTGGAAATAGAGGTGCTTTTGATGCTAATGCTGGTTCTATAGGTTTATGTATAGAACTTCCTTTTGAACAGAAAACTAATCCTTATGTTAAAGAAGAATTGAAATTTAGATACTTCTTTGCTAGAAAAGTGATGTTCTTAAAATATGCAAAAGCTGTAATAATATTTCCCGGTGGATTCGGTACTATGGATGAGATGTTTGAAACTCTCACTTTAATACAGACAAAGGTTCTTGAAAGAATGCCTCTAATAGTTATGAATTCTAGTTATTACACTGACTTAATAGAATGGATAAAAAAAGATATGATTAAAGAAAATTATATAGATGTTGAGGATTTAAACTTAATAAAATATGCTGAAACTCCTCAGGCTGCTTTAGATATAATTAATTCTTTTCATCAAAATAAACAAAAATGA
- a CDS encoding YbjQ family protein has protein sequence MDNDIKLFTADYLPSNYNYELLGLVKGNIAQAKHIGKDLLAGLKNIVGGEVEGYTEMINEAREIATKRMIEEAKKLGANAIIGIHYSSSSVMEGTTEVIAYGTAVIIK, from the coding sequence ATGGATAACGATATAAAATTATTTACAGCTGATTATTTACCAAGCAATTATAATTATGAATTATTAGGTTTAGTTAAAGGAAATATAGCTCAGGCTAAACATATAGGAAAAGATTTGCTTGCAGGTCTTAAAAATATTGTAGGCGGTGAAGTTGAAGGCTACACTGAAATGATTAATGAAGCTAGAGAAATAGCAACTAAAAGAATGATAGAAGAAGCTAAAAAATTAGGAGCCAATGCTATAATAGGAATACATTATTCTTCTTCATCTGTAATGGAAGGTACTACAGAAGTTATTGCCTATGGTACTGCTGTAATAATAAAATAA
- a CDS encoding YbjQ family protein, producing the protein MSADIKMFTVNYLPSNYNYEMLGLVKGNVSLAKHVGKDLLAGLKNIVGGEVESYTEMLNEAREIATKRMLEEAQKLNANAIIGINFSSSSVLPGTVEVVAYGTAIVLK; encoded by the coding sequence ATGAGTGCTGATATCAAAATGTTTACTGTTAATTACTTACCAAGCAATTATAATTATGAAATGTTAGGTTTAGTTAAAGGAAATGTATCTTTAGCTAAGCATGTAGGAAAAGATTTGCTTGCAGGTCTTAAAAATATTGTAGGCGGTGAAGTTGAAAGTTACACTGAAATGCTTAATGAAGCTAGAGAAATAGCTACAAAAAGAATGTTGGAAGAAGCTCAGAAATTAAATGCTAATGCTATAATAGGAATTAATTTTTCTTCATCTTCTGTACTTCCTGGAACTGTAGAAGTTGTTGCTTATGGTACTGCTATTGTATTGAAATAA
- a CDS encoding SMP-30/gluconolactonase/LRE family protein, whose protein sequence is MSKFLSAIILSAFLFAVSCSNNADKATTTENTVKAEPTKKEAAAINVEGLAAPESIKFRNGKLYIANLGDPNAPADGFIIVANEDGSNPQKLFEGQLDSPKGFSFLTDDIIIIPDQVNDSSMTGNLVLANIKENKIITKLPIEGSKFLNDTVVIDPATVALTDTGASTVHFIKVDNNSALSITSSVTGVVGANGIFLDNGVLYIAGSTFGGDANGGDIYTLKTDGTGLIKWTASRLGAGALDGIAIANGKLYVSDWGENGANNNACIYVFDLNTKEQLEKIEGSLSGVADIDLVNNVIYIPELSTSLIKKVQL, encoded by the coding sequence ATGAGTAAATTTTTGAGTGCTATAATTCTATCAGCTTTTTTATTTGCTGTATCATGTTCAAATAATGCAGACAAAGCGACAACAACTGAGAATACAGTAAAAGCAGAACCAACTAAAAAAGAAGCAGCAGCTATTAATGTTGAAGGACTAGCTGCACCTGAAAGTATTAAATTCAGAAACGGAAAATTATATATAGCTAACTTGGGAGATCCTAATGCCCCAGCAGACGGATTTATAATTGTAGCTAATGAAGACGGTTCTAATCCTCAGAAACTTTTTGAAGGACAATTAGACAGCCCTAAAGGTTTTTCTTTCTTAACTGATGATATTATCATTATTCCTGATCAAGTTAATGACAGCTCTATGACAGGAAATTTAGTATTGGCTAATATTAAAGAAAATAAAATAATAACAAAACTTCCTATAGAAGGTTCTAAATTCTTAAATGATACTGTAGTAATAGATCCTGCAACTGTAGCATTAACTGATACAGGAGCTTCAACAGTTCATTTTATTAAAGTAGATAACAATTCAGCTTTATCTATAACTTCATCTGTAACAGGAGTAGTTGGAGCTAATGGTATCTTCTTAGATAACGGAGTTTTATATATAGCTGGAAGTACATTCGGAGGCGATGCTAACGGAGGAGATATTTATACTTTAAAAACAGACGGCACAGGTTTAATTAAATGGACAGCTTCAAGATTAGGTGCCGGTGCTTTAGACGGTATTGCTATAGCTAACGGTAAATTATATGTCTCTGATTGGGGTGAAAATGGTGCTAATAATAATGCATGCATATATGTATTTGATTTAAATACTAAAGAACAATTAGAAAAAATTGAAGGTTCTTTAAGTGGTGTTGCTGATATAGATTTAGTTAATAATGTTATTTATATACCTGAACTTTCAACTAGTTTAATAAAAAAAGTACAATTATAA
- a CDS encoding RrF2 family transcriptional regulator: protein MKINTKLSVAAHIVLCIAFFENEGTTSHLLAKSVRTNPSIIRKILLKLQEAGIVETNKKGSRLIKDEKDITLLSIYEAVFTEEERGLFNFHEPNHICPVGCAMFDVLGEEFNNVRLDFEKSMSKITIKQIADEVRKRKKHLDFMNK from the coding sequence ATGAAAATTAATACTAAATTATCAGTTGCTGCACATATAGTTTTGTGTATAGCATTTTTTGAAAATGAAGGCACTACATCTCATTTGCTAGCAAAAAGTGTAAGAACTAATCCTTCTATAATAAGGAAGATTTTATTAAAACTTCAGGAGGCAGGAATAGTTGAAACCAATAAAAAAGGCAGCAGACTTATAAAAGATGAAAAAGATATAACTCTTCTTTCTATATATGAAGCTGTATTTACAGAGGAGGAGAGGGGGCTTTTCAATTTTCATGAGCCTAATCATATATGTCCTGTAGGCTGTGCTATGTTTGATGTTTTGGGTGAAGAGTTTAATAATGTAAGACTTGATTTTGAAAAGTCTATGTCTAAAATAACTATTAAACAAATAGCCGATGAAGTGAGAAAAAGAAAAAAGCATTTAGATTTTATGAATAAATAA
- a CDS encoding Crp/Fnr family transcriptional regulator, with the protein MMNDYIDILIKSEVFSNISRDEIINILEDLKIQKKSFKKSNIIIDTGDIVENIYIILKGKVEISKEYDDTRKNIVNILNQGDIFAEAFAFSTNKVSSIQALALENTELIKINIQNIFNANDNNTKNIFLHNLLRVISDKNKFLAFKNDILSQKSLRSKIIIYIKYMENIQKSKNIIIPFNRDKLAEFISADRSALSRELNRLSKENIIELDGNRISIINIKN; encoded by the coding sequence ATGATGAATGACTATATAGATATTTTAATAAAATCAGAAGTATTTAGTAATATAAGCAGAGATGAAATCATTAATATTTTAGAAGATTTAAAAATACAAAAAAAATCTTTTAAAAAATCAAATATAATAATAGATACAGGCGATATAGTAGAGAATATATATATTATATTGAAAGGAAAAGTGGAAATTTCAAAGGAATATGATGACACTAGAAAAAACATTGTAAATATATTGAATCAGGGAGATATATTTGCAGAAGCATTCGCTTTTTCTACAAATAAAGTTTCATCTATACAAGCTTTAGCATTAGAAAATACAGAATTAATTAAAATAAATATACAAAATATATTTAATGCAAATGATAATAATACTAAAAATATATTTCTTCATAATTTATTAAGAGTGATATCTGATAAAAATAAATTCCTAGCTTTTAAAAATGATATTCTAAGTCAAAAAAGTTTAAGAAGCAAAATAATAATATACATTAAATATATGGAAAATATTCAAAAATCTAAAAATATAATTATACCATTCAATAGAGATAAATTAGCAGAGTTTATATCTGCAGACAGAAGTGCATTATCAAGAGAATTAAACAGATTATCAAAAGAAAATATTATAGAATTAGATGGCAACAGAATAAGCATTATAAATATAAAAAATTAA
- a CDS encoding sodium:solute symporter, whose protein sequence is MAWHWFDWIVIGLYFVVMFLIGMFFARRTKSTDDYFKAGGRVPALVTAMSIYATALSSISFIAIPASVYNNSWLLGMAPLGIILMVLWAAYTFVPFFRRVNVTTAYEYLGRRFDNSFRLVGSLTFILFHVVRMAIVIYLPTLAIQQVLPDLNPVLITVIVSIFCVAYTSMGGIEAVLWSDAIQTVVLLLGAFLVIIVGFSSAPEGIGQGFKLLADDGKIISPDFFSLDLAKSSIWVMIVGGFVNSIYSYVGSQDIVQRYATNKDENESKKSLFMNVPLLCTSVIIFIGMGSALYIYFHFKTTLPENVNGNAILPYFVVNALPVGISGLVIAAIFAAAQSTVSSSLNSVSTCMTADILEYLKPGMEDASKLKFARLSSWIVGIFSTLLAIYFIFNGQGDMFLYFQAITGLLGGPIAAVFLVGIFFDKVESKAVWVGFILSVIVAFYVSDPAGMLTKFIPGYAKPKIFEFMISFIIIGVGVIGSLLASFAFGKPSEEKIKGLTYSTTIKNKK, encoded by the coding sequence ATGGCTTGGCATTGGTTTGACTGGATAGTCATCGGACTATATTTCGTCGTAATGTTTTTAATTGGTATGTTCTTTGCTAGAAGAACAAAATCTACAGATGATTATTTCAAAGCTGGAGGAAGGGTTCCTGCTCTGGTAACAGCTATGAGTATTTACGCTACAGCTTTATCATCTATTTCATTTATAGCTATACCTGCTTCTGTTTATAATAACAGCTGGTTGCTTGGTATGGCTCCTTTAGGTATTATTTTAATGGTATTATGGGCTGCTTATACTTTTGTACCATTTTTTAGAAGAGTTAATGTTACTACTGCTTATGAATATTTAGGAAGAAGATTTGATAATTCTTTTAGACTTGTTGGTAGTTTGACATTCATACTTTTTCACGTTGTAAGAATGGCAATAGTTATTTATCTTCCTACATTGGCAATACAGCAGGTACTTCCTGATCTTAACCCTGTTTTAATAACAGTTATAGTATCAATATTCTGTGTTGCTTATACATCTATGGGAGGTATAGAGGCAGTATTATGGTCTGATGCTATACAAACAGTTGTACTTCTTTTAGGTGCTTTCTTAGTAATCATAGTAGGTTTCTCATCTGCTCCTGAAGGAATAGGTCAAGGATTCAAGCTTTTAGCTGATGATGGAAAAATCATTAGCCCTGATTTCTTCTCATTAGACTTAGCTAAATCAAGTATTTGGGTTATGATAGTTGGTGGATTTGTTAACTCTATTTACTCTTATGTTGGTAGCCAAGATATAGTTCAAAGATATGCTACAAACAAAGATGAAAACGAATCTAAAAAAAGTTTGTTTATGAACGTTCCTTTACTTTGTACTAGTGTAATAATATTCATAGGTATGGGTTCTGCTTTATATATTTATTTCCATTTCAAAACTACATTACCAGAAAATGTTAATGGTAACGCTATACTTCCTTACTTCGTTGTAAACGCTTTACCAGTTGGTATATCAGGACTTGTAATTGCTGCTATATTCGCTGCTGCTCAATCTACAGTATCATCTAGTTTGAACTCTGTTTCTACTTGTATGACTGCTGACATATTAGAATACCTTAAACCTGGTATGGAAGATGCTTCAAAATTAAAATTTGCTAGATTATCAAGCTGGATAGTTGGTATATTCAGTACATTACTTGCTATTTACTTTATATTTAATGGTCAAGGTGATATGTTCCTATACTTCCAAGCTATAACAGGTCTTTTAGGTGGTCCTATAGCAGCTGTATTCTTGGTAGGTATATTCTTTGATAAAGTTGAAAGTAAAGCTGTATGGGTTGGATTTATACTTTCTGTCATAGTAGCATTCTATGTTAGCGATCCTGCTGGTATGCTTACTAAATTTATACCTGGCTATGCTAAACCAAAAATCTTTGAGTTTATGATTTCATTCATAATCATAGGTGTTGGTGTAATTGGTTCATTATTAGCTTCTTTTGCTTTTGGAAAACCATCTGAAGAGAAAATAAAAGGTTTAACTTATTCTACTACTATTAAAAATAAAAAGTAA